The sequence TTATAAAAGCGGCACATTCGACAAAGCTCTAAAGCGCGTTCTGGAAGTTCATGACAAAATTATAGCCGTTATTGCTCCTACTCTAGGTGCTGAGAGACGTGCGACTTATTCTCCTGTGTTACCGATCCATCCAGAAACGGGTCGTGTAATGCAAGTGCCCATTTTAGAGGTAAACCCTGAGGCTGGCACAGTTGTTTGGGAAGATGAAACCGGAAAGCGTTTTGAGACCTCCGTTTATGGTGGGCAGGCCAAAATGCAGTGGAAGGCAGATTGGGCCATGCGCTGGTATGCGCTGGGTGTCGACTATGAGATGTCAGGCAAGGATCTTATTGAGAGTGTAAAGCTTTCTTCAAAAATCTGCCGTCTGTTAGGTAAAGAGCCACCTGTTACGCTCACTTATGAGCTTTTCTTGGATGCTCAAGGGCAAAAGATTAGCAAGTCCAAAGGCAATGGGTTGTCTGTAGAGGAATGGCTACGCTATGGCACGACGGAAAGTCTAGCCCAATACATGTTCCAACAGCCAAGCCGGGCTAAACGTCTATATTTTGATGTTATTCCCCGTGCAACAGATGATTACCTGACGTTTGTTCAAAAAAGTGAGCAACAAGAGGGGCTGATCTTTATAATAACCCAGTGTGGTTTTTACATAATGGTGAAATACGCCATAAAGATACAAGCCCTATTTCTTTTACAGCCCTTCTTAACTTGGCAAGTGTAGCAAATGCTCATGAAGCGGCAACATTATGGAAGTTTTTGGGGCGTTATGACAGCTCGCTCTCTCCAGAAACACACCCTTATCTAGACCGTTTAGTCTCTCATGCCCTGACTTATTTTAACGAGCGCGTAAAACCAACAAAGGTTTATCGTGCGCCAACAGAACGAGAAAGAAAAGGTTTAACGGATTTAGCCGCAGCTCTTGAAGGCATTCCTGCCAACTCAACCCCAGACGAAGTCCAAAATGTCGTTTTTGAAGTTGGAAAAAGATATTTTGAGAAGTCTGAATTAAGAGCCTGGTTTGGGTGTCTTTATGAAGTTTTGCTAGGACAGAGTGAAGGACCACGTTTTGGTGTTTTTGCTGCTTTATTTGGCTTAGCTGAAACAATTTCTTTAATTAAAGAGGCCTTGGCGCGCCCTGAGGTAAAATTAGGGGAAGCAGAAGATTAAACAGGGGACGGGTAAATCATAGGGTTTTATGTCCAAAGATTATTCTTCTAAACCCATAAAGCACGCTCTCCCACAACAGACAAAGTGGAGGCGTTTTTTTAAGCATTTGCCTGCTTTTTTTGGTCTAGTGCTTTTATTCGCTGCTGCCATAGTGATTTGGCGGCAGCTAAAGCATCTTTCTATTCATGATGTAATAGCCAGTGTTAAAGCCCTGCCTGCTTCGTCCTTATGGGCCGGGGCCGGGGCTACCTTTTTGGCTTATGCTATTCTGACATTTTATGATGGTCTTGCCTGCCGGCAAGTAAAAGCCAAAATTTCCTGGTTAAAAGCCTCCTTTGTTGCTTTTTGTGCCTATGTTTTGTCTCATAATTTAGGCTTTGCAGCAATTTCCGGTACAGCGGTTCGTTATAGATTATATCGCAATTGGGGTGTACCTGGACAAAAAATAGCGTCTATAGTTGCTTTTTGCTCTGTAACTTATTTACTGGGTACAACAGGTTTAGTTGGAATAGTTCTATCCTGGCAACCCAATACTATTCCTATATTATCTCACTACGGCACCTGGTTTCCAAGATTATTGGGTGCAGCTTGCTTTAGTGTGCTGTTACTTTATGTCGTTCTGTCATGCTGGTATAAAAAAATCACTTTTTTTGGACATGAAACTGAGCTGCCAGGTTGGAAAATGGCTCTGGGGCAAATATCAGCCAGCATGGCTGATATGTCGGCAACGGCATTGATTATCTGGTGCCTTATTGGGCCATTACCGCCAGAAACGACGTTAACTTTTGGCAGCTTTCTGGGTATTTATCTCGTTTCCTACACGGCTGGTTTGGTAGCAAATATTCCTGGTGGGTTAGGGGTGTTTGATGGGGCTATGATTGCCGCTCTTTCACCATGGTTGCCAGTTTCACATATCATGGCAACTATTCTTGTCTTTCGTATCATGTATTATTTGGTGCCTTTGATTTTGGCAGGTTTTTTATTTGCTTCGCACGAAGTCCTTTTACGTAGCAAATATTTCTTACCCAAAAATCGATTGACTGAGGGGTCAGGGCAGGCTTTGCGGGAATTTGAGGCTGACTTTAGTATAAGAGCTGCTTGCGTTATACAAATTCTGCTAGGTATAGCAACAATCTGTTATGCTCTTTTTGCACCATTACCTACATCACTTTCGTCAGTCTATACTTTTTTTATTCAAATTTCTGCACTACTTTTAATTATATTTGGAGTTGTATTAATAGCCGCTGCCATGGGGCTAATGCAACGCGTGCTATTGGCATGGCGTGTATCTGTATTGTTACTACTATTTATAGAAGCCATATTAGTTTTTCGTCATGATTCCTGGTTTGTGTGTCTTTTGATACTGAGTGCTTTGCTTGTTTTACTGCCTTTTCGCTCAAGTTATTATAGGCGGGCTTATTGGCGCTCTGAGCCACACTCACCATTACTTTTTTTCTTTTTAAGTTTATGTATCGTGAGTTTAATTGGTTTACGCTGGATTGCCGTAAATGAGCATTTAGGTGTGATATGGTGGCATCCATTACTCTTTGATGCTCGCCTGATAAAAGCCCGTTTACTCATGTTTTGTGTGTTGTTTAGTTGTTTTATTGGTTTTTGGTTGGCATTAAGAAAAGCAAAGTTACATCCTTATCACTGGAGTACTCAGTCAGCTGCTTTATATGCCTGCCTAGCACATGACGAGCCTGCTGAAATTATTATGGAAAAGCTCGGTGTAACGCCAAACGGCCTATTTTATGACGAAACTAAACAAGCTGCACTGGCTTTTGTAAAAAAAGACTTTTTTGTTTTGGCAGTTGGAGAGCCAGTAGGGGCTGCTCATAAAGCAAGGGCAGCGATTTTGCGCTTGAGAGATTACGCTTTGCAAGAAAATTGTATGTTGGCTTTTTTGCAGTCAAGTGATCGTTTTAATGAGCTCTATAATAATCTGGGACTGACGTGCCTTTATATTTCTAGAGATAAAATATTATTTTGCTCTCTTGAAGATTTTCTTATGCTTAAATCTTATGTTGAAGAATTTTCTAAAAATAATGGGTCAGATAGCTGGTCCGTAACTTTCCAAAACTGATATTAAACCGTAGTTTTTTGAGTCGTACACTTCGATTAAGTTGATTTGGTCAACTTTAGAGATTGAAGCTGAAAATAATCCATTAAGCTCTAACCAGGACATAAGTTCTCGTTCCTTGCCAGAGGGTAATATTCCTAATTCCAAAAAAGGTGCAAACCGCCTTCTTGGTGTTGAGGCTCCTGCACGTTGGAGCGCGAAATCAATTTTTTGTTTTAATCTGATAAGCTCAGATGAAGCTACAATAGAAACGCCGATTTTATAATTCTCATTATAATTTTGGAACGCTACACTTTTTACGGCAACTGAAAAAGCAGGCCAGGTAAGGCGTGACAATTCATAATCAATTTCTTCTAACAATATAGAGTTATCAATATTCCCCAGACAGCGGAGCGTGATGTAAGAGCTATGTTTTTCTTTCCATTGAACTCCCTCCAAACTGCTCTTTAATATTGCGAGACGTTGCTCTAATGCTGGTGAAGCAGGAATAGTGACAGCCAAATTAACCATATGTAATGATTGTGCCTTTATTTATGATCATTATGTGGGACGCTCTTGACAGGTCAGGAATAATCCCCACATCGTTGTATAACTAAAAAGCCTTTTGTAATAGGTTTTTACCAGCTTTTTCCGGATAATAGGTAATATGGCATTTCATTACGATTATAACTCTACTGGAAGCCAGCAAGGCTATGCTGCTATGGACGCAGGATTGCGTTCATATATGCTCCGTGTTTACAACTGGATGGCTGTTGCCCTTGCTTTAACTGGGGTTGTAGCTTTCGCAATCATAAATACATCTCTTAAAGAGGTGTTTTTTCACGTTGCACGCACCTCTTCAGGATTTGCTCTTGCGCCAACTTTGTTAGGTTACGTTGGCATTTTTTCTCCACTGGTCTTTGTTCTTGTCCTTTCTTTTGGCGTAAACAGATTGTCGCGCTCCACCGCTCAGCTTCTTTTTCTTGTTTATAGCGCGGTGATGGGGATAAGTCTGGCTTGCATATTCTTTGCATATACAGGTGCTTCAGTCGCACGAACCTTTTTTATAACGGCTGGTTTATTTGCGGCTGTTTCTCTATGGGGATATGTGACAAAACGCTCATTAACGGGCTTTGGCGCCTTTTTGACCATGGGACTGATAGGCCTGCTAATAGCCATGGTTGTGAATATGTTTTTTGCCAGCTCCATGATGTCGATGATTATTTCTTTTGTTGGGGTGTTGGTCTTTACGGGCTTTACAGCTTACGACACACAACGCATTAAGTTTTCTTACCAGCAGCAATATGCTTATTTAAACCCTGATGAGTTAGCAAAGAACAGCATCTATGATGCCTTATCCATGTATCTCAACTTTGTTAACCTTTTTCAGTTTCTTCTTCAGTTTATGGGTGTCAGATCAGACAATCGCTGACCGTAAACATTTGAATTCTTTGGTGTGAAGAATGAAAAAAAGAAGGCAGAGCAACCAAACTGTCTTCTTTTTTTGTGCTTAAAATAAACTGTGTTTCTGGGTTATTGTACCCAATATTAAAAAACCGTAATTCACGTTTACATTTGCGTGAAATCCGATAAGATACGAATCAGACCAAACGTTTCCTGTAATGGCCTAAGCAATTACCGTTTGTTCTCGCTTAGTTTTCCCTTGTAATGATTAAATACAAGAGAATGAGTCTAGGGAAACATAAGGGGAATTGTCCCCGAAACATTGGTAAATAAGTGCAGGGGCGAGAAGTCTCACCTCTGCCGTCAGGACTGGAACGAAGGAAGGCAAAAAATGACGACGTTCTCATGCGCTAGGGCGGTCCTGACAGTGTCAAATTGTTATCTGGTTATTTTTGGCCAGAACGACAGATAAAGGCAGGATCCATGAAAAGACTCTGGCGATT comes from Aristophania vespae and encodes:
- a CDS encoding lysylphosphatidylglycerol synthase domain-containing protein produces the protein MSKDYSSKPIKHALPQQTKWRRFFKHLPAFFGLVLLFAAAIVIWRQLKHLSIHDVIASVKALPASSLWAGAGATFLAYAILTFYDGLACRQVKAKISWLKASFVAFCAYVLSHNLGFAAISGTAVRYRLYRNWGVPGQKIASIVAFCSVTYLLGTTGLVGIVLSWQPNTIPILSHYGTWFPRLLGAACFSVLLLYVVLSCWYKKITFFGHETELPGWKMALGQISASMADMSATALIIWCLIGPLPPETTLTFGSFLGIYLVSYTAGLVANIPGGLGVFDGAMIAALSPWLPVSHIMATILVFRIMYYLVPLILAGFLFASHEVLLRSKYFLPKNRLTEGSGQALREFEADFSIRAACVIQILLGIATICYALFAPLPTSLSSVYTFFIQISALLLIIFGVVLIAAAMGLMQRVLLAWRVSVLLLLFIEAILVFRHDSWFVCLLILSALLVLLPFRSSYYRRAYWRSEPHSPLLFFFLSLCIVSLIGLRWIAVNEHLGVIWWHPLLFDARLIKARLLMFCVLFSCFIGFWLALRKAKLHPYHWSTQSAALYACLAHDEPAEIIMEKLGVTPNGLFYDETKQAALAFVKKDFFVLAVGEPVGAAHKARAAILRLRDYALQENCMLAFLQSSDRFNELYNNLGLTCLYISRDKILFCSLEDFLMLKSYVEEFSKNNGSDSWSVTFQN
- a CDS encoding 2'-5' RNA ligase family protein; the protein is MVNLAVTIPASPALEQRLAILKSSLEGVQWKEKHSSYITLRCLGNIDNSILLEEIDYELSRLTWPAFSVAVKSVAFQNYNENYKIGVSIVASSELIRLKQKIDFALQRAGASTPRRRFAPFLELGILPSGKERELMSWLELNGLFSASISKVDQINLIEVYDSKNYGLISVLESYGPAI
- a CDS encoding Bax inhibitor-1/YccA family protein produces the protein MAFHYDYNSTGSQQGYAAMDAGLRSYMLRVYNWMAVALALTGVVAFAIINTSLKEVFFHVARTSSGFALAPTLLGYVGIFSPLVFVLVLSFGVNRLSRSTAQLLFLVYSAVMGISLACIFFAYTGASVARTFFITAGLFAAVSLWGYVTKRSLTGFGAFLTMGLIGLLIAMVVNMFFASSMMSMIISFVGVLVFTGFTAYDTQRIKFSYQQQYAYLNPDELAKNSIYDALSMYLNFVNLFQFLLQFMGVRSDNR